The genomic stretch tttctcagtgctgtgagctcttactctgatttctttcagatttctcagcgctgtgagctcttactctgatttctttcagatttctcagcgctgtgaactcttactctgatttctttcagatttctcagtgctgtgaactcttactctgatttctttcagatttctcagcgctgtgagctcttactctgatttctttcagatttctcagtgtgaactcttactctgatttctttcagatttctcagcgctgtgaactcttactctgatttctttcagatttctcagtgtgagctcttactctgatttctttcagatttctcagcgctgtgaactcttactctgatttctttcagatttctcagtgtgagctcttactctgatttctttcagatttctcagtgtgagctCTTACGAGGTTAATCAAGTAGGTTTTTTGGCTCTTTTCAGGTTAACTTGTCATGTGTAGATGTATAGCCACACTTTTCTGCGAACTGCTTACGCAAGTTTTGGCGAAACTCGTCAATGCACCTATTTTCGTTACACCGGGAAAGGCTGCAGTAAAGAGTGAATGGATAGAGGTGAAATGAGTACAACATAGATCAAAGATGTTTACACTCTTCTTGAGGACTGTTTGTGGCAATATTGTTGAATACACTCAAATACAAGAAAACCTTCTGTCCTTTTCAAAGGACGGTATTGTGGTTTATTTAGACGTGCAGCACCATGTTAACTTCATGTAATGTATAGTTGAGATTTTTTACTTGTACCCTTAAACCCCATCTCTGTGTCTCGACACAAATATGCTGCTGAAGTATAAATCAGCCTAGACGAGGATGTAGATCACGTTCAGACGTGGTTCTGGATAGTTTGAGCCCACAGAAACCTGATCAGCAAAGAAGACAAACACATCTGATTGTCAGAGCCTGCTCTCCAGACACAAAGAGGATTGTTCACTTAAAATTTGACCagcaccagaaaaaaaaagtctgtaagTCATTATCAGCCTCCCAGGCCGAGTTGGCAACAGATTGTTCcactgattcaactcatcagctcattCATCTTGGAATCTGGCACTAATTCCATGATAAACTGCAATTCTCTTGGTATTTAAACTGGCTTTAAGGACTCAGATTCCGTTCAGATTGCTACGGAAAATCTTTGGCGATGTGTCAGTCACTATTAAGGGATATTCTACCTATTTCTCAGGTGTTTGATGTAAAGTACTCTGTTCAAGATAGATTTAGCATTAcatcagaactgctcacagtggtggtgataggaaccagacgtctgaagagtcgtctctaaaagctccctcatggaAAGGTCTTGCATGAAGTggttgcctgatgtctgaaatgTTGTGTTACGATAGATTCAAGATGGCAAGCTTTTGATCTGGaatgtactttttaaatacattcaaggcagagaggtacatgcaggtgagcgagaggcaaaatagttcccaaagaaattAATGTCTTTCAAATTTGCCACTTTTACCATCATAAACCAGAGGTGGGAACAAATCACTAGGTTGCAAACAACAAGTAAGTCTCAAGTGTTCACGTTCAAGCCTCAAGTCAAAATAGTCGAGTCTCTGTTCAAGTCCCGAGTCAGTACAGGCAAGTCTCAAGTTGAGTCCCAAGTCAATAGTTCTAGTCCTAAACCAGTCAGTCTGCATTCTTCATCACAGAGTCCCAGTCACTGGTGGTGAAGTCAAAGTCGATTCCCAAGTCTTTCTTGACTTTCTTGAGTCGAGTCTAGAGTCATCAAATCAGTGACTTCGGACATGAGTCCAAGTCATTGTACTCGAGTCCACATCTCTGTCAAAAACTCATGCAGGTTTACTGGTCACTTTGGCTAGGAAACAAAACGGCTTACTGTCGGTCAGTTTCGGTTTATTTGAGTCAGTAAGTTCCTCTACAacaaactatttcacatcacatcactctgaatgactttgcagctcaaccactgaattacacagaactttttttaaaaatgggacaAATTCCCTTTTAATCCCTGGATTGGCCTTAAATTGTGTCTAGGAAAGCTTTAGCTTAAGGACTAGTCTCTAGAAATGAGATGCTAACATGAGATGTATACAAGCTTCTTTGATGACTGTGGAATCTGTTTGGCGTAGACTGTCGTGTGATTGTAGGCGATGCTTTGGTCACTTGAGGAACGTGTGTGATGTAGCCACTAGCATGCATGACTGTAGGCTGGCTTCTTGACTCCATTTGAGTTAGCTGCGTAACAGGAAGTAATGTGTGATTGTAGCTAGGCTCTTGAATTCATGTGATGTGGATAGCAGCATGCTTGATTTGTGTTTGCTCCAGGAATGTGTGCGATGTGCACGCTGGTAGGGCGAGCTCTTCAGCCATCGAAGTAATGTATGTGATGGTGACACGACGTGAGACTTGAGCCATGGTTACTTTGCCATATGTGAGACTAGCATGGCGATTGTATGCTAGCTTTTTGGCTGTTTGGATTTGGATGTAAACCTGGAGTCTTCATCTGAAGTCTTTGGAGTCTGCGTCTAAAGGTTCCTCAAACCCTTGCTAACCTTTCAACATCTCCCATTTTGCATACGGCTGCATGGTTAGCCCTTCGCCGTGTTCACGTTTATCCCCGCCCCTTCAGAGATGAGCCTCCACCAGATTGTTGTTGGTCCCAGCAGGCGACTGTTTGCTCTTGTAGGCGTCTGTGTTGTACTTGGAGCTGTCCGAGAAGAGCGCACGCGGCGTGCAGAGCGCCAGCAGGATCTGCTTGTACTCACGGCGGAAGTTCTGGTTCAGGAGGCCGTAGACGATGGCGTTCAGGCAGCTGTTGAAGTAGGCCATGAAGTAGCTGGTGACGAAGAGCCACTCAGGGATGTTTGGGCCCACTCGGGCGGGGTCCATGGCCACGGCCAGCCCGATGAAGTTCAGCGGCGCCCAGCAGACGGCGAAGAGCACAAAAACGACGAACATGGTCAGGAAGTTGCGCAAGTCGGCCGACCGCGCGCCCGGCCGGGCCCGCACCCGACCCTTCACTCGGATCACCAGGGTCCAGATGCGCAGGTAGCAGAAGGAGACCACTCCCAGCGGCACCAGGAAGTGGACGAGCACCACACAGACTGTATAGGAAGAACTGACCGTCTGCGCGAAGGTACAGGAGAAGATCCGGGGGTCGTAAGTCAGGGACCCCACCAGAAAGTTCGGCAAGGTGGCCACAGCGGTCAGCAGCCAGGTGAGGGTCAGGTAGAAGCAGGTGTTCCTGCGCGTGTACAGCCGGTCGTAGCGCAGGCTGTGGCAGATGTAGCAGTAGCGGTTGATGGCGATGGCCGTGATGTTGAAGACGGAGCCGATCACGCTCAGGCCCATGACGAAGCCGCTCAGCTGGCAGTGCAGGTAGCCCATCGTCCAGCCATTATGGAAAATGGCCAGCAGGGCCAGAGGGTATGGGTACAGCGCAACCACCAGGTCGGCCACGGAAAGGCTCACCACGAAGATATTAcctgaagaagagagagagaggtaacaGCAAAAACATGAAACGCTGGGGAAGTCGCGCAAATTGCTatggcgccccctgctggaaaaaaactttcatgtttcatgtcaaatttcatgttttgagAATTTTATAATTGCGAATATCTTAACATGATCTCTACGGAGAACACATGTCTGcgcattttaatacacagtcaTTGTTTATTCGCTGAAtataacatatttaacaaagtgtgtaaaagttatggcacattttatattttgaaatatcatTAAGCATTTTCATCGCCAAAGCTCAGTTTGGTGTaaacagcatttatttttatgcattttcattttgttgctTGCAGTTTGCGAAAGTGACACTGAGACACTGTAGCTGATGCTTTGTCGTACTtttctaaagtttttttttacaggaacTTCTTCCCTCAGTTCCCACAGATCATCCACAGGAGTGGGAATTCTTTTTATTACCCAACATAACCAAACAAGATCTCAAAGGGTTTTACATCCAGCCTAAATTTCTCTTAATGAACTCTGCATTTTCTTGTTGGAACATCTGTCATTTGACAAAATAAACGCGTTAAGAAACGGTTGCTGGTTGTCTTTGTATGTGAGCAGCTCTTAATGACTGTATGAGTGTAGATCATGATTCAGGTCCATTAACAACACATTACCGAGTGTAATGGTGGGCTTGTGTCTGTCTGGCACTGTAAAGTGTTGAGAAACATCCATTAACAACGTAGCTTACAGAAAGTGttgagaaaaaagacaaaaagagagggagaaggagaaatgTGGGAGAGACCGAGACAGAGAAAGCTGAAAATGGCAAGAGTGCAGCACTCAAGCAAACGAAGGGCAGGGATGAAAGGAACGGGGTGAGAGAACGACTAAAAGCCCccccgtctccctctctctctctgtctctctgtctctctctctctctctgtctctctctctctgtctcactctctctctctgtctctctgtctctctctctctctctgtctctctctctctgtctctctctctctctctctctctctctctgtctctctctctctctctctctctgtctctctctctctctctgtctctctctgtctctctctctctctctgtctctctctctctctgtctctctctctctctctctctctctctctctctctgtctctctctctctctgtctctctctctgtctctctctctctctctctctctgtctctctctctctctgtctctctctctgtctctctctctctctctctgtctctctctctctctctctctctgtctctctctctctctctctctctctctctgtctctctctctctctgtctctctctctgtctctctctgtctctctctctctctctctctgtctctctctctctctctctctctctctctctctgtctctctctctctctctctctctctctctctgtctctctctctgtctctctctctctctctctctgtctctctctctctctctctgtctctctctctctctctctctctctctctgtctctctctctctctgtctctctctctgtctctctctctctctctctctctgtctctctctctctctctctctgtctctgtctctctctctctctgtctctctctctctctctgtctctctctctctctctccctctctctctctctctgtctctctctctctctctctctgtctctctctctctctgtctctctctctgtctctctctctctctctctccctctctgtctctctctctctctctctctgtctctctctctctctctctctctacactctctctctctctctctctctctctctctgtctctctctctctctctgtctctctctctctctctctctctctctctctctctctgtctctctctctgtctctctctctctctgtctctctctctctctctctctctgtctctctctctctctctctctgtctctgtctctctctctctctgtctctctctctctctctgtctctctctctctctctctccctctctctctctctctgtctctctctctctctctctgtctctctctctgtctctgtctctctctctgtctctctctctctctctctctctctctctgtctctctctctctctctctctctctctgtctctctctctctctctctctctacactctctctctctctctctctctctctctctctgtctctctctctctctctgtctctctctgtctctctctctctctctctctctctctgtctctctctctgtctctctctctctctgtctctctctctctcagtctctctctctctctctctctctctctgtctctctctctgtctctctctctctctctgtctctctctctctctctctctctctctgtctctctgtctctctctctgtctctctctctctctctgtctctctctctctctctctctctctctgtctgtctctctctctctctctctctctctgtctctctctctctctctctctctctctgtctctctctctgtctctctctctctctctctctcagaaagaGCTCTCAGAGTCTTTTCTATTAACACTGACGATGTGAATGGCTGACAGTCTACAGCCAAGGTGTTTTCAGTTAAAGGACGTCATGCAAAATGATTTGccctgttatttttttttttgttatttatttatttatttttctattttggcTCATCTACTTCAAACAGAACATATAACTGACACATCCCTCCGTTAATGTACACATCTCTCAGTCTAAAGGAGCTGAATACAAATAAGCTGGGCGGTGACCAAACCAATCAGAGTGCTGATATGTGGCATAGTATTAGACGGTGTCACACCCACAGATCCATGCTGAGATTCAACACTAGAATACAAATCAAGCCTGAGTTCAGGGGTCGGCAGCATGCGGCTCGTTTACTGTCCTgtcgcggctccacagctgaatcagatcagtgggtaataataaaataatcctcctctacagtaaaataaagctctgctgatccttcaacacatgagaatacactacaacataaagaccaaacaaagaccagcatcctaacaggggaaaacacagagcttaaatacaaGGAAACAACAAGGATTAACAATAGACAGGGGGATAACACAGGtggagaacaatcaagggcggagtcaagaaacaagggggcaggaatttatgtaaatgtaaattatgctCATAAACTTACATTTTTACCAGAGCAATGTTATATGTCAGCTTGTAGCATGTGTGCTGCACACCTGAGTTACTCTGGTTCTCAGGGCAGCGCAGCGGGCAGTTAGGTCTACAGCCAGGccacagctgttctgaggtcagctgagaaCCTGTCCTGCATAGCGTGGCAGATTTTGATTGGTAtaatcacagaaaacaaatcaaatgtcatCCTCCCAGAAATGCAGCATAATAAATATCCTGTGCCCCTTTGATTGGGCGGCCTATGATACTGTGGCTGCACCCCTGATTAGACTGTATTATTATGATGACTGTATTCTAATAATTAAACCCTTCGGAAACCCTTCAGTGCCTCAGTGTCTTCATGGCTAGTTACTATGACTGCGATATACCTCATTACCGTTACACCACCCACCCCTAAAGTCCTTCACTATGTTCAAGGTATTTTAATGCTcacatctttttttctgtacttatttttgcatttaacaAGCTTAAAatctggagctgctgctgcgCCTCAGCCCCACCACTTCCCGCGAGTCTACATCAGCGGTGTGTGCGCCTATATAAACTGACAGAACCCAGGTGTTCACCTTATTAAATTTACCGAACATAAAAATCATTACAGGAAATCAACGTTGACTGTAAGCCTTACAGCGAGCACCATCCAGTCCGTAcagcacacatgcacagtgtgtgttctctctctgtcttacacACGTCCACATGTCTCTGAGAGATAAGTGCAGCGTCTGACGCAGCGCGGTGGACGGGCTAATCCTGTCAGGATGCTCTCCGCAAGGCCGGTTAATGGAGCAGCTGGACAGCATCCATCAAAGCGCAGACGTGTGGGTGTGAGTGCTGCTAACAAATGTCTCGGAGACGGACGAACGAACATGTCTAGAGCCTTCAGAAGTGCCATCACTACTACACTTGTGAGACTGACGGTCGATGATTGACAGCTCCTGTGATGATGTCACAGCGGTGTCTGGTCATTGTAACAAGGGCGTGATGTAACAACAGCATCTATTACTCGTTACAATAGCAGCAATGATGATGAAATATCAGTGGTGTCTAGTCATTGTAACAATGCCAGTGATGAAATAACACGGCGTGTGTTAacgtgcacttaataatccgataactgcagaaaatcagattttgtcagtgatctgatcaacatgtttacattcacgggagtaatcagataatggggaaacgccaggttgtccatccatccatcttctaagctgcttctccgtcagggtcgcgggggtgggggggtgggggggggggtgctggagcctatcccagcaggcGGAagccaggatacaccctggacaggtcgccagtccatcgcagggcagacaggtTGTCCAGTCAGActataatcagatttctgctttacaaccagccaataaaacTCAAACACTGCaccgctttacctgaaaatatgaacaaacatcgtctagaagatgaagaatatttaaatcctttgcTTCGTCAAGCGTGTATTTGGTCTCAGTTGTTTTGCTACGTCACGCAGCGACACTGCTCGCTTGTTTTCGGTACtgcagtctgttttcacacatgctcagactgagaattcgaaagaaatcagagtcagagctcacactgagaaatctgattactgagataaaatccagcctctttttctgatttctagaccttactctgatctaagaatcAGGGTGTGCCGTTTACATGAACAGGGGAataatgtaaacacactcaatgataTTCAGTCCTTATAACAATAGCCCAGTTGCTGTAAACCTGCCAGTGTTCATGTAACAATAGTAGTAAAGCCTTAAAATTTGTCTAGTCATTGTAACAATGGAGGTGATGTTACAATGGCGTCTACTCattctgacagtgatgatgacgTAACTGTGGCATCTGAGCACTGAAAAAGTGGCAGTTATGGGAGGGGCAGCGATGTGAATgtgatttttggctgaaccatTGCTTTAAGGCCTGTGTGTCCTTTTTGGCATCTCTCTCAGAAGTGCCTCAGCAGTCATCTAaaccatgtctgtttttccCGCCGAAGGGAAAATGCTGCCGCTCCAGATTTAGTGAGAGAAAGATTTGGAGTGGgcgtatgtgtttatttgttaatgAGGTCCAAACAAACCCCACGatcatgaaaaatgaacatcGGTGCCATAATTACAAATACTAGACCTTATGTTACCTAATTACATCATCATCCCCACTGTTAgaactgattattattattaagaaattattattttctcaGGGCAAGGGATTAATGAACCTTATATGATGTGGAAAAAGGTTttacagacactgatgttggacgagaaggcctggctcacagtctccactctaattcatcccaaaggtgttctatggggttgaggtcaggactctgtgcaggccagtcaagttcttccacaccaaactggctcatccgtgtctttatggacctgctttgtgcactggtgtgcagtcatgttggaacaggaaggggccgtccccaaactgttcccacaaagttgggagcatgaaattgtccagaatctcttggtgctgaagctttaatcacggtaccacgctggaattcactgagctcctgagagcgacccattctttcactaatgtctgtagaagcagtctgcaggccgaggggctcggctttatacacctgtggccatggaagtgattggaacacctagaTGCAGTGATTTGGATGGTGAGTGAGGACTTTTGCCAGTATAGTTTACTTTTCATGGGGACATTTTGCTGCTCCCAAGAAGGAAACATCAGAAGAAGTTCAAAAATGAATAGACAGATCTTTTGTTTGCTAAAGTTAAAGTTTGGGTTGATTCAGGTGAAGCACAGCGGAGTTTGCACAcattatgagtgtgtgtgtgtgagtgtctgtgtgtgtgtgtgtgtgtgtgtgtgtgtgtgtgtgtgtgagagtaagAGCCTAAACCAAATTAACCCAAACAGTGAAGGTAGCTAAGCTTTAGCACTGGCCTAGAATCAGGATGTCCCATTTGAGGTCTGACCTTCAGCCCCCTTTCACACCCATCCTCACTGTTCCTGGATCAGTGCGGCTCTCTCGCCCGTGACCTGTGCTGCCATCATATGATCACCATGACGATTAGCACTAACACAGCTTTTCTGTGTCCATTCAGCCTCCAACAAGTGCCTGATTGTCCACGTTTAGCCTTTTAGAAAGTTAAACGCAAATGCCAtgttgtgaaaatgaaatgtggcTTTTGCTGATAAGAAGGTTTCACACAGATTCTCCCTGGTTTATCAATATCAGATGTACTTCTGGACACTTTAGAGCAGCATTTTGACTAAATGTTGACACATAAATGTCCTCTGATGTTAAAGAGCCTCTCACCTTCATGAGAACCTAAACAAAATCTACAATAGAAATGTGCTTATAGTTCCAGAACCCCTGAGTTCTTCAAAATGTTCCAGAAACTTAGTGGAAATGTGTCTCTAGCTCTAGAACTCTTTAATTCTCCAAAATATTCCAGAGCTATAGTGGAAACGTGTCTATAGCCCTGGAAGTCTCAAATTCCTCAAAGGGATCCAGAAGCTTAGCGGAAACACATCTATAGGCCTGGAACACTCTAGTTCCCCAAATGGTTCCAGAGCTGTAGTGGAAATGTGTCTGTTGTCCTGAAATTCTTTAGTTCCTTAAAAAGTTCCAAAAACTTAGCACAAACACATCTGTAGGCCTGGAATGCTTTAGTTCCTCTAATGCTTCTAGAGCCTTAGTGAAAATGTGTCTTTAGTCCTTGAAATCTTTAGTTTCTTATAAGATTCCAGTGCCTTAATAGAAATGTGTCTACATTCCTGAAACTCTCTCATTCCTCAAAAAGTTCCAAAACtatggtggaaatgtgtttatagCCCTCAAACTCTTTAGTTCCTCAAAAGGCTGCAGAACCTTAGTGGAAATGtgctttcagttcctcaaaaaGGTTCCAGAACTGTAGTGAAAGTGCGTCTATAGGCCTGGAACTCTGCAGTTCTTCTAAATGTTCCAGAACTATGGTGGAAATGCATCTATAAACGTGGAACTCCTTAGTTCATCAACAGGTTCCAGAACCTTAGAGGAAACTTGTCTATATCCCTGGAAATCTTAGTTAAAGACTTCCAGGACTATTGACGTTTCTAGAAAGTGCTTTTAGCCTTTCTTCAAAATGTTCCACAGCTGTAGTGGAAACATGTCTACAGACCTAGAATTCTTTAGTTACTCAACTGTTTCCAGAGTGTTGGTGGAAATGAGCCTATAGTTTCAGAACTCTTTAGTTCCACAAACATTCCAGAACCGAATGTGGGAACACGTCTACGGTTTTGGAACTCTTCAGTTCTTCAAAGGGTTTGTGAACCTAAGTAGAAACACACGTATCGTTCCGGAGCTCTTTTGTTCCTCATGAAAGGTGTTCCCATGTTCTCACTACATAAAGGTGCATGATGGTTCCGTCactttaatattttctttttttaattctgtttttggTGGACTTTCCCTTTCCGAGTCGATGAATCGGGCTCTATTTGAGTGTCTTCATCAGTGCAGTTTTACTCGACTCGCGTTCAGAGAGATTCTTGCTCCATCACCTTGCGAGCTCGGCGCCAGCAGGTCTTCCGATCAGATGGTATCTAGAATTATCATGCTGAGAACCCGCGGCCAGGACATCCCGATCTGCCCCACGTTGCAGAATCATCGCTCTGTCTATCCCTCCATCCCCTCCGGCCAGAGGGGCGGACAAGAGTGATGAATGAGTGCGATAAAGAACAAGCACAGCTTTATCTGCCAACGATCACGCATTCACTCTGTAAGACAAACACCgccgacagagagagagagagagagagagagagagagagagagaggcaggtggGGGGACTAAGAGAGGTGAGAGAGTAAAatgagtcagagaaagagaaatagcaGGAAAGAAGAGAGGCAAGATACTGGAGAAATAAGAGAAAGAGTGGAAAAaagggagcgagggagagagcaggcaaaaagggaaagaaaaagagtggagcaagagagaaaaaagagtgaaaaaggacccagagagagaaatgagagagaaagaaagagcgagagagggacgGAGATAAGGGTGGGAAGCGAAGAGAAAAAACGGGtgaaagagattgagagagagaagaggggagagatagaggaaagaagacagagagaaagattgggagaaagagaggagagtgagagaaagagagtgggagaagGGGAAGACCAggggaaagaggaagagaaaggggagctagagaaagagcagaaggggaaagcaggggtgagagaaaagagaaaaaggagaatgTAACAGggagaaagggaagagagaaaaagacagagagaacaaaaaagagaggaaagagaaaactagtgggaaagagtgagagagaagaaaaagggaggaagaatggagagaaagaatgtAAAGGAGAGCAAGCAGAAGAAAgtgggaggaaagagagagagataaagagactgTTGGGTATTTAGTATACACGGGTGGGACTGTGTGGGTCCGTTTGTGTCGAGATCACATTTTATCAAAAAATTAAATTTCAGCAATATCTTCATTAAtattttcagtaatatttcagtaattttttcattaatatctTTATTGATCTTTTCAGtaatattttcattaatatCTTCATTAATACCATCATTAATATTTTCAGTACTATTTTCagtattattttcagtaaaatctTCAGTAATATTGTCATTAATATCTTCATTAACATCATCATTTATACTTTCAATAGTaatttcagtaatatttcagtaATAGCTTCAATAATATCTTCATTTATATTTCCAGtaatattttcattaatatCTTCTTCAATATCTTCAGTAATATTTTCACtaatattttcattaatatcttcagtaatattttcactaatattttcattaatatCTTCAGTAATATTTTCAGCAATAACTTCATTAATATCTTCATTAATACCATCATTAATATTTTCAGTACTATCTTCAGTAATATCTTCATTAACATCATCATTAATATTTTCagtattattttcagtaaaatctTCAGTAACATTGTCATTAATATCTTCATTAACATCATCATTTATACTTTCAATAGTaatttcagtaatatttcagtaATAGCTTCAATAATATCTTCATTTATATTTCCAGtaatattttcattaatatCTTCTTCAATATCTTCAGTAATATTTTCACtaatattttcattaatatCTTCACTAATATTTTCAGCAATAACTTCATTAATGCCTTCATTTATATTTCCAGTAATATTTTGAGTAATATCTTCATTAATATCTTCAGTAATACATTCAGTACTATGTTCAGTAACATcttcagtaatatttcagtaatatcttcagtaatatttcagtaatatttcagtaATATCTTC from Pygocentrus nattereri isolate fPygNat1 chromosome 23, fPygNat1.pri, whole genome shotgun sequence encodes the following:
- the mtnr1c gene encoding melatonin receptor type 1C produces the protein MALEGNASCADCVSQSARNSSPGAQAASGPVTGTLAGILIFTIVVDIVGNLLVILSVCRNKKLRNAGNIFVVSLSVADLVVALYPYPLALLAIFHNGWTMGYLHCQLSGFVMGLSVIGSVFNITAIAINRYCYICHSLRYDRLYTRRNTCFYLTLTWLLTAVATLPNFLVGSLTYDPRIFSCTFAQTVSSSYTVCVVLVHFLVPLGVVSFCYLRIWTLVIRVKGRVRARPGARSADLRNFLTMFVVFVLFAVCWAPLNFIGLAVAMDPARVGPNIPEWLFVTSYFMAYFNSCLNAIVYGLLNQNFRREYKQILLALCTPRALFSDSSKYNTDAYKSKQSPAGTNNNLVEAHL